In the genome of Ictalurus furcatus strain D&B chromosome 13, Billie_1.0, whole genome shotgun sequence, one region contains:
- the si:ch211-141o9.10 gene encoding probable endonuclease 4: protein MGPHKRGEKRRKERDLVKMEEVEDSAELGEPSEDGTAEMVREKKGRTEEQKKYIGAHVSIAGGIWKAVEASVDMGGHSFGLFLGSQRTWQRPALDQTAAVKFQQACTQHGFDPKQILPHGSYLMNCGSPKEDVFAKSQAMLVDELSRCSVLGLTQFNFHPGASMGSSKEQCFERIAQAINHAHQQIPAVCTVLENMSGQGSTVGGQFNELKSIIDHVRDKTRVGVCLDTCHAFAAGYDISSAGGVKSVLDEFDQVVGLHYLRAVHLNDSKGKLGCHLDRHEDIGRGKIGISAFRNIVNEPRLDNIPLILETPGRPGFEYAEQIKLLYSLCED, encoded by the exons ATGGGTCCACacaaaagaggagagaagaggagaaaagaaagagatctGGTAAAAATGGAGGAAGTTGAAGACTCAGCTGAATTAGGTGAACCATCAGAAGACGGCACTGCAGAAATGGTgagggaaaagaaaggaaggactgaagaacaaaaaaagtacattgGTGCTCATGTCTCCATAGCAG GAGGCATATGGAAAGCAGTTGAAGCAAGTGTAGACATGGGGGGTCAcagttttggattatttttggGTTCCCAACGAACTTGGCAAAGACCTGCCCTTGATCAGACTGCTGCAGTGAAATTCCAGCAGGCATGTACTCAACACGGCTTTGATCCAAAACAGATTCTGCCACATGGATCTTACCTGATGAACTGTGGCTCTCCCAAGGAAG ATGTATTTGCTAAGAGCCAGGCCATGCTGGTTGATGAACTCAGTCGTTGCAGTGTTTTGGGCCTCACTCAGTTCAACTTCCACCCTGGGGCCTCCATGGGCTCCAGCAAAGAGCAGTGCTTCGAGAGGATTGCCCAAGCTATAAACCATGCTCACCAGCAAATACCTGCAGTCTGTACCG TTCTTGAAAATATGAGTGGACAGGGAAGCACTGTGGGTGGACAGTTCAACGAGTTGAAGAGCATAATTGACCATGTTCGAGATAAGACTCGTGTTGGAGTATGTCTAGACACATGCCATGCATTTGCAGCAG GTTATGACATTTCTTCAGCAGGAGGAGTGAAGTCTGTGCTTGATGAATTTGACCAGGTGGTTGGACTTCACTACCTGAGAGCTGTTCATCTCAATGACTCAAAAG GTAAATTGGGCTGCCATTTGGATCGCCATGAGGACATCGGCCGTGGAAAGATTGGCATCTCTGCTTTCCGAAACATTGTGAACGAGCCTCGACTCGACAACATCCCTCTCATTCTTGAGACCCCTGGCCG CCCAGGTTTTGAATATGCTGAGCAAATAAAGCTCCTGTATTCTCTCTGTGAGGACTAG